From Pelosinus fermentans DSM 17108, the proteins below share one genomic window:
- a CDS encoding OPT family oligopeptide transporter, which produces MKQVDFMSHELNVPELTLRGILLGMIITVIFTASNVYLGLKVGLTFSSSIPAAVISMAILKMFKDSNVLENNMVQTQASAAGTLSAVIFIIPGLLMLGYWQGFAFWQTLMICACGGGLGVLFTIPLRRAMIVNSDLPYPEGLAAAEILKVGSSNAAGSKDNGIKDIMFGGIFSAIVSLCAEGFHAISSGVHYWFSFGKVTSQLPLGFSSALLGAGYLIGIASGMAMLAGTILSWGVFVPYLTSVMSPAAGQSASAFASAIWAQKVRLIGAGAIGIAAIWTLITLIKPIIDGMRISIQAMSRSETGKSLHRMDTDLSPKTTSMVLSIIVIGLLGTFYSFIADANLSAGTTGIFVVTGVAISICMGFFVAAACGYMAGLIGTSASPISGIGILGIIVSSLVVLGIGTAVNLFDTEIGSKFAIALAIFMTSVIVSIAAISNDNLQDLKTGYLVGATPWKQQVALLVGCVVGAFAIAPVLNLLYEAYGFVGAMPRTGMDESQVLSAPQATLMTTIAQGIFSHNLDWNYILFGVGVGISIIIVDVLLKKNSAKYCLPPLAVGMGIYLPPTLEVPLIIGAVMGYFVNRYLRNRAIERSPKNIEEDVEKCNRHGVLFASGLIVGESIMGVIIAIIIVLSVTGGGSDSPLAIVGKDFGPTADWLGLLVFIAMIAIFIYRIVSVKFKTN; this is translated from the coding sequence ATGAAACAAGTAGATTTTATGAGTCATGAACTAAATGTTCCTGAGCTTACGCTTCGGGGAATATTGCTGGGAATGATAATTACGGTCATTTTTACGGCATCCAATGTTTATTTGGGCTTAAAAGTAGGACTCACGTTTTCGTCGTCTATTCCTGCAGCTGTTATTTCTATGGCAATTTTGAAGATGTTTAAAGATTCCAATGTTTTGGAAAATAATATGGTTCAGACCCAGGCATCGGCAGCAGGCACTCTTTCAGCAGTTATATTTATTATTCCCGGCTTGCTGATGCTCGGGTATTGGCAAGGATTTGCTTTCTGGCAAACTTTGATGATTTGTGCTTGCGGCGGCGGCCTTGGCGTTTTGTTCACAATCCCACTGCGCCGTGCTATGATTGTCAATAGTGATTTGCCTTACCCTGAGGGGCTCGCAGCTGCAGAAATTTTGAAAGTAGGCAGTAGTAATGCTGCGGGATCCAAAGATAATGGTATAAAAGATATTATGTTTGGTGGTATTTTCTCGGCTATTGTCAGTTTATGTGCAGAGGGTTTTCACGCTATTTCGTCGGGAGTGCACTATTGGTTCAGTTTCGGCAAAGTTACTTCGCAGCTGCCTCTCGGCTTTTCTTCTGCTTTATTAGGAGCTGGCTATTTAATAGGTATTGCCAGTGGTATGGCAATGTTAGCAGGGACTATTTTGTCATGGGGTGTATTTGTGCCCTATCTTACATCTGTTATGTCTCCGGCAGCTGGGCAGAGTGCCAGTGCGTTTGCATCTGCTATATGGGCACAAAAGGTGCGCCTTATCGGTGCTGGTGCCATAGGGATTGCTGCAATATGGACACTTATTACGCTTATAAAACCAATCATAGATGGCATGCGCATTTCGATACAAGCTATGAGTCGTTCAGAAACCGGAAAAAGTTTGCACCGCATGGATACTGATTTGTCTCCGAAAACGACATCCATGGTTTTGAGTATTATTGTTATTGGGTTGCTGGGAACATTTTATTCCTTTATTGCAGATGCGAACCTGTCAGCAGGTACCACAGGGATTTTTGTTGTTACAGGTGTTGCTATCTCTATTTGCATGGGATTCTTTGTAGCTGCTGCATGTGGTTACATGGCCGGACTAATTGGAACATCAGCCAGCCCGATTTCGGGGATCGGCATCTTAGGAATTATTGTATCTTCTCTTGTGGTACTTGGAATAGGTACTGCAGTCAATCTTTTTGACACAGAAATAGGAAGTAAATTCGCCATTGCTTTAGCTATATTCATGACGAGCGTGATTGTCAGTATTGCTGCTATTTCGAACGATAATCTGCAAGATTTAAAAACTGGTTATCTTGTTGGCGCTACGCCATGGAAACAGCAAGTAGCTCTGTTGGTGGGCTGCGTCGTCGGAGCATTTGCCATTGCACCGGTATTGAATTTATTATATGAGGCGTATGGTTTTGTCGGGGCTATGCCACGCACTGGAATGGACGAAAGCCAAGTCCTATCTGCACCGCAGGCGACTTTGATGACTACGATCGCCCAAGGGATTTTCAGTCATAATTTGGATTGGAATTATATTCTTTTCGGCGTGGGAGTTGGGATTTCAATCATTATTGTAGATGTACTATTGAAAAAGAACTCGGCAAAATACTGTCTGCCGCCGTTAGCTGTAGGAATGGGTATTTATTTGCCGCCTACTTTGGAAGTGCCCCTTATCATAGGTGCTGTCATGGGTTATTTTGTGAATCGTTATCTACGTAATCGGGCGATTGAGCGGAGTCCGAAAAACATAGAAGAAGATGTGGAGAAGTGCAACCGCCATGGTGTATTGTTTGCGTCTGGGCTGATAGTTGGCGAAAGTATAATGGGAGTCATCATTGCCATTATTATTGTACTTTCAGTAACAGGCGGTGGCAGTGATTCGCCGCTGGCAATCGTAGGTAAAGACTTTGGCCCCACAGCCGATTGGCTCGGATTACTCGTATTTATTGCGATGATTGCTATATTTATTTATCGCATTGTTAGTGTAAAATTTAAAACTAATTAA
- a CDS encoding ATP-binding cassette domain-containing protein — protein MDKKNDEEYIHVIGAREKNLKNIDVKIPKKKITVFTGVSGSGKSSLVFDTIAAESQRQLNETYSSFIRHRLPHYGQPNVDAIENLSVAIIIDQKRIGGNARSTVGTITDIYSLLRLLFSRIGEPFVGYSDVFSFNNISGMCPKCEGLGKIDTISIERLLDKNKSLNEGSILFPTFEPGGWRLKRYIHSGFFDNDKKIQDFTEEELELLLYKSDIKVTTLDPEWPKTSLYEGLIPRITRSFLKKEEGESTKYKKEVARIVGKEKCPICGGARLNQTVFQCRINNKNIADCVEMQITDLVDFIRTINIPKSVTIVMAITNRLEHLVSIGLGYLSLNRETSTLSGGESQRIKMVRQLGSSLTDITYIFDEPSIGLHPHDVNKINALLKLLCDKGNTVLIVEHDPDIIKIADYIIDMGPKAGTNGGKIIYQGALNGLAQIDTLTGKYLCNQTNLKKKIRNAVEWLSLKNAHLHNLKNVDVNIPKGVMTVVTGVAGSGKSTLINQVLPQFYPDTIFIDQKPIKTSKRSNIATFTEIFDIIRELFSKKNGVKPALFSFNSQGACPNCKGLGVIYTDLAFMDTVVNVCEVCQGNRFIDEVLSYKLRGKSISDVLNMTVEEALDFFYEKEIAATLKRLADVGINYIKLGQSLNTLSGGELQRVKLAVELESKGNIYVLDEPTTGLHMSDISKLLKILDHLVEKGSTVIVIEHNLNVISQADWVIDLGPFAGQNGGNVIFEGSSKDLLNCNYSITGQYLKKYIK, from the coding sequence ATGGATAAGAAAAATGATGAAGAATATATACATGTAATTGGAGCTAGAGAAAAAAATCTTAAAAATATTGATGTGAAAATCCCAAAGAAAAAAATAACTGTCTTTACCGGTGTTTCAGGCTCAGGAAAATCATCTTTAGTATTCGATACAATAGCAGCAGAATCACAACGACAGCTAAATGAAACGTATTCAAGTTTTATTCGCCATCGCTTGCCGCACTATGGACAGCCAAATGTGGACGCTATTGAAAATTTATCTGTTGCAATTATTATTGATCAAAAACGAATCGGAGGAAATGCAAGGTCAACCGTTGGAACGATTACAGACATATATTCGTTGCTAAGATTATTGTTTTCGCGTATAGGGGAACCCTTTGTTGGTTATTCTGATGTTTTCTCATTTAATAACATTTCGGGAATGTGCCCGAAATGTGAAGGATTAGGAAAAATTGATACGATAAGTATTGAACGGTTGCTGGATAAAAATAAGTCTCTCAATGAGGGATCCATTTTATTTCCTACCTTTGAGCCGGGAGGATGGAGATTAAAAAGATATATCCATTCAGGGTTTTTTGATAATGATAAGAAAATACAAGACTTTACTGAGGAAGAATTAGAGTTGCTTTTATACAAATCAGATATTAAAGTAACCACCCTTGATCCAGAATGGCCGAAGACTTCACTTTATGAAGGCCTTATACCGAGAATTACAAGAAGCTTTCTGAAAAAAGAGGAAGGAGAATCGACCAAATATAAAAAAGAAGTAGCTAGGATTGTTGGTAAAGAAAAATGTCCTATTTGCGGTGGTGCTCGATTAAATCAAACCGTTTTTCAGTGCAGAATAAACAATAAAAATATAGCAGATTGCGTTGAAATGCAAATTACTGATTTGGTAGATTTCATCCGTACCATTAATATTCCCAAATCAGTAACCATAGTCATGGCTATAACCAATCGGCTAGAACACCTAGTTTCGATTGGTTTAGGCTATTTGAGTTTAAATCGTGAAACCTCAACTCTTTCGGGCGGTGAATCACAACGAATAAAAATGGTTCGACAGTTAGGAAGCAGTTTAACAGATATTACTTATATTTTTGATGAACCAAGTATTGGGTTACATCCTCACGATGTAAATAAAATTAATGCTCTATTAAAACTTTTATGTGATAAAGGGAATACCGTATTGATAGTCGAGCATGATCCGGACATTATTAAAATTGCAGACTATATTATTGATATGGGGCCTAAAGCTGGTACAAATGGTGGCAAAATTATATATCAAGGCGCTTTAAATGGCTTGGCGCAAATAGACACACTTACAGGTAAATATTTATGCAATCAAACAAATTTAAAAAAGAAAATAAGAAACGCAGTTGAATGGTTATCACTAAAAAATGCGCATTTGCATAACCTTAAAAATGTTGATGTGAATATTCCTAAAGGTGTTATGACGGTAGTAACTGGGGTTGCAGGTTCAGGGAAAAGTACGCTAATCAATCAGGTGTTACCCCAATTTTACCCTGATACAATTTTTATCGATCAGAAGCCAATCAAAACCTCAAAGCGTTCTAATATCGCTACTTTTACAGAAATATTTGATATAATAAGAGAACTATTTTCAAAAAAAAATGGTGTAAAGCCTGCTTTATTCAGCTTCAATTCACAAGGAGCCTGCCCAAACTGTAAGGGGTTGGGAGTAATATATACAGATTTGGCATTCATGGATACGGTGGTAAATGTATGTGAGGTTTGCCAAGGCAATAGATTTATAGATGAAGTATTAAGTTACAAATTACGTGGCAAAAGCATAAGCGATGTTTTAAACATGACAGTTGAAGAAGCCTTAGACTTTTTCTATGAAAAAGAAATAGCAGCAACCTTAAAAAGGCTGGCAGATGTAGGAATAAATTATATTAAACTCGGACAATCATTAAATACTTTATCTGGCGGAGAATTACAAAGAGTGAAGCTTGCTGTTGAACTGGAAAGCAAAGGGAATATCTATGTGCTGGACGAGCCGACAACTGGACTTCATATGTCAGACATATCAAAGCTTCTTAAGATTTTAGATCACCTTGTTGAAAAAGGCAGTACAGTAATTGTGATAGAACATAATTTAAATGTTATTAGTCAAGCGGATTGGGTTATTGATTTAGGACCTTTTGCAGGACAAAATGGCGGTAATGTAATTTTTGAAGGATCATCAAAGGATTTATTAAATTGTAATTACTCCATTACAGGACAATATTTAAAAAAATATATTAAGTAA
- a CDS encoding N-acetyltransferase: MIKEFEKSEIDEVMNIWLATNINAHNFLPEKYWIDNYNVVKEQYLPISETFVYKEDSVIKGFISIINNSFIGALFVAKEYQGQGIGLKLINHCKSLYPKLELAVYVDNIGAVDFYKRCGFEFQTEQVNEDSAFREYIMFWNRMS; this comes from the coding sequence ATGATTAAAGAATTTGAGAAATCTGAAATAGATGAAGTTATGAATATTTGGCTTGCGACTAATATTAATGCTCACAATTTTTTGCCAGAGAAATACTGGATAGATAACTATAATGTTGTTAAAGAGCAATACCTGCCGATATCGGAAACCTTTGTTTATAAAGAGGATAGTGTCATTAAGGGATTTATCAGTATCATTAACAACTCTTTTATTGGAGCGTTATTTGTTGCGAAAGAATATCAGGGCCAAGGGATAGGCTTAAAGCTAATCAATCACTGTAAATCTTTATATCCCAAATTAGAATTAGCCGTTTATGTAGACAATATTGGTGCAGTTGACTTTTATAAGCGGTGTGGCTTTGAATTTCAAACAGAGCAGGTCAATGAAGATTCTGCATTTAGAGAGTATATAATGTTCTGGAATAGAATGAGTTAG
- a CDS encoding DJ-1/PfpI family protein, which yields MGKNCRVGILLFDEVEVLDFSGPFEVFSIASVPKQLDKPFLVQTVSQYGKMIKTRNGLMVHPNFSFANAPDFDILIVPGGYGAEEIEINNETVIQWIKKQKDKVELIASVCTGAFLLAKAGLLNGKRATTHWMDIERLEREFPDVKVERNCKFIDEGSIITSGGISAGINMSFHIIKRLLGENVARMTAKRMEYDIIIVK from the coding sequence ATGGGAAAAAATTGTCGTGTAGGTATACTGTTATTTGACGAGGTTGAAGTATTAGATTTTTCAGGCCCGTTTGAGGTTTTTTCTATCGCGTCTGTTCCAAAACAATTGGATAAGCCATTTTTAGTACAAACGGTATCGCAGTACGGCAAGATGATCAAGACTCGAAATGGTCTGATGGTGCACCCAAATTTTAGTTTCGCAAATGCTCCTGATTTCGATATTCTTATTGTTCCAGGCGGATATGGAGCTGAAGAAATAGAAATAAATAATGAAACAGTAATACAGTGGATTAAGAAACAAAAAGATAAAGTGGAATTAATTGCTTCTGTATGTACAGGTGCATTCTTATTAGCGAAGGCAGGATTGCTTAATGGCAAACGAGCTACTACCCATTGGATGGATATTGAACGTCTTGAAAGGGAGTTTCCTGATGTGAAAGTAGAGAGAAATTGCAAATTTATTGATGAAGGTTCAATTATTACTTCTGGCGGAATTTCTGCTGGAATAAATATGTCATTTCACATCATTAAGCGGCTATTGGGTGAAAATGTTGCGAGAATGACTGCAAAGCGTATGGAGTATGATATTATTATTGTAAAGTAA
- a CDS encoding MarR family winged helix-turn-helix transcriptional regulator, protein MAKKELEDYYIPFQCMIISNINRFNIQGVTTAQYNVLDILDKQGSKTTKKLAEIRGISQAGMSKLIKRLLEKNYIIQKRQETDRRAYDILITPDGKDFLVRSEKFRNKIMNLIENTLTEKELNCFIQLCKKITDSYVED, encoded by the coding sequence TTGGCAAAAAAGGAATTAGAAGATTACTATATCCCTTTTCAATGTATGATTATCAGTAATATTAATCGCTTTAATATTCAGGGAGTGACAACAGCACAGTATAATGTATTGGACATTTTAGATAAGCAAGGCTCTAAAACCACTAAGAAGTTAGCAGAGATTCGTGGGATTTCCCAAGCTGGAATGTCTAAACTAATAAAAAGGCTTTTAGAGAAAAACTATATCATACAAAAACGACAGGAGACTGACCGGAGAGCTTATGATATCCTCATTACTCCCGATGGTAAAGATTTTCTTGTAAGATCAGAGAAGTTCAGAAATAAAATCATGAATTTAATTGAGAATACGTTGACAGAAAAAGAGCTGAATTGTTTTATACAGTTATGCAAAAAAATTACCGATTCGTATGTAGAGGACTAG
- a CDS encoding MmcQ/YjbR family DNA-binding protein: protein MEEKRLNLNSRDLYLYCLTKPGSIEDYPFGADVIVIKVASKIFALISRRHGLDILSLKCDPDYSELLRQQYPSITPGYHLNKQHWNTLLLDGSIPEKEIRGLIDHSYELVYKSLPRRKRMEDQEDW from the coding sequence ATGGAAGAAAAGAGACTTAATTTGAATTCAAGAGACCTGTATTTATACTGTCTAACTAAACCCGGATCAATTGAGGATTATCCTTTCGGCGCCGATGTGATTGTTATTAAAGTAGCATCCAAGATATTTGCACTAATATCACGTAGGCACGGTCTGGATATTCTTTCGTTGAAATGTGATCCTGACTATTCTGAGCTATTAAGACAACAATATCCAAGCATAACACCCGGATACCATTTGAATAAACAGCACTGGAATACGCTACTGCTCGACGGTAGTATTCCAGAAAAAGAAATAAGAGGCTTAATTGATCATTCTTATGAACTGGTATATAAATCACTTCCCCGGAGAAAGAGGATGGAAGATCAGGAAGACTGGTGA
- a CDS encoding class I SAM-dependent methyltransferase translates to MERTTLELELDIRKTKLHFWDEVRRTYNIVGKKYHELFHDEMSKKDYDCELLNQFATCFTSKSLICDVGCGPSGHIGRYLFDKGLDVLGLDISEECINIARKVNPGMRFEVGNMADMNIVDDSLDGIISFYSIIHTPKRYQSSIFREFNRTLKKGGKLLIVVKQGDSEAEIEELLGFETKIWFAHFSEDEIRDYLSNNGFSIRFLETRKPYDFEISNSRIYAIGEKKD, encoded by the coding sequence GTGGAGCGTACAACTTTAGAACTAGAATTAGACATTCGAAAAACAAAATTGCATTTTTGGGATGAAGTTCGAAGGACATATAACATTGTGGGAAAAAAATATCATGAATTATTTCATGATGAAATGAGCAAGAAAGACTATGATTGTGAACTTCTTAATCAGTTTGCGACATGTTTTACGAGTAAGTCTTTAATCTGCGACGTAGGATGTGGTCCTTCTGGACATATAGGACGTTACTTATTTGATAAAGGATTAGATGTTTTGGGCTTAGATATATCGGAAGAGTGTATAAATATAGCAAGGAAAGTAAATCCAGGAATGAGATTTGAAGTAGGTAACATGGCAGATATGAATATTGTTGATGATTCATTAGATGGCATAATCAGTTTTTATTCAATAATTCATACACCTAAACGATATCAAAGCTCGATTTTTAGAGAGTTCAATAGAACGCTAAAAAAGGGCGGAAAACTCTTGATTGTTGTGAAGCAGGGGGATAGTGAAGCGGAAATAGAAGAATTACTTGGTTTTGAAACTAAAATATGGTTTGCTCATTTTAGTGAAGATGAAATTCGAGATTACTTAAGTAATAATGGTTTTTCGATTAGGTTTCTGGAGACTAGAAAGCCATATGATTTTGAGATTAGTAATTCGCGCATATATGCAATAGGCGAAAAGAAAGATTAA
- a CDS encoding EamA family transporter produces the protein MNVNEAGSGDEMFNAYLMAGLAMVFWGIAPIFGKLGLGEMQPLVALTIRSLVISVILLITMTVSGQWGNIAEVTAKDTTYIVLEGICAALLGQLAYYYALKLGEVGRVSPIVAAFPLVALLLGIVFLGEKVTFYKVVAAFLITSGIVLLKY, from the coding sequence TTGAATGTAAATGAAGCAGGGAGTGGAGATGAAATGTTCAATGCCTATCTAATGGCTGGTCTGGCGATGGTATTTTGGGGTATTGCTCCGATCTTTGGGAAATTGGGGCTAGGTGAAATGCAACCGTTGGTTGCACTCACTATTCGTAGTCTGGTTATTAGCGTCATTCTTCTTATAACGATGACTGTGTCTGGGCAGTGGGGTAATATCGCCGAAGTAACAGCAAAAGATACTACATATATTGTGCTTGAAGGTATTTGCGCCGCTTTATTAGGGCAACTGGCTTATTATTATGCACTAAAATTAGGTGAAGTTGGTCGTGTATCACCGATTGTTGCAGCATTTCCGCTAGTTGCCCTGCTTTTAGGTATCGTGTTTTTGGGAGAAAAGGTGACATTTTATAAAGTTGTTGCGGCTTTTCTAATTACCTCAGGAATAGTTCTTTTAAAGTATTAG